In Nitrospira sp., a single genomic region encodes these proteins:
- a CDS encoding MBL fold metallo-hydrolase yields MTERATYTVTTLLDVNDVQNVDDRAESRTYIVADGASRLAVIIDSVLENVDRDLLLLKELDLTLAYAVETHIHADHITGASAIKDRTGAPIVYGGAAEGVVTGADRFLYDGKDLTFGATSIRALATPGHTDSCTSYLLPGAVFTGDTVFIRGNGRTDLQGGSSKRLFESVHTKLFTLPDETVLYPGHDYTGRVASTIGEEKRFNLRLNLAIDLDTFVDMMSKRRVPLPAKIDIAVPANMKAGRM; encoded by the coding sequence GTGACCGAGCGAGCCACCTATACCGTCACGACGTTGCTGGACGTGAACGACGTCCAGAACGTCGACGACCGGGCGGAGAGCCGCACGTACATCGTGGCCGACGGGGCGTCGCGGCTGGCGGTCATCATCGATTCGGTGCTGGAAAACGTCGACCGGGATCTGTTGCTGCTGAAGGAGTTGGACCTGACCCTGGCTTACGCGGTGGAAACCCACATCCACGCCGACCATATCACCGGAGCCTCGGCCATCAAGGATCGAACCGGCGCGCCGATCGTCTACGGAGGGGCCGCCGAAGGCGTGGTCACGGGAGCGGACCGCTTTCTCTACGACGGGAAGGATCTCACGTTCGGAGCCACCTCGATCAGAGCCCTGGCGACCCCCGGACACACCGACAGCTGCACCAGCTATCTCCTGCCAGGCGCGGTGTTCACCGGGGATACGGTGTTCATTCGGGGAAACGGCCGGACGGATCTCCAGGGCGGCTCGTCAAAGAGACTCTTCGAATCTGTCCATACCAAGCTGTTCACTCTGCCGGACGAGACGGTGCTGTATCCGGGGCACGACTATACCGGCCGCGTGGCGTCGACCATCGGAGAAGAAAAGCGGTTCAATCTGCGGCTCAATTTAGCCATCGACTTGGACACCTTCGTCGACATGATGAGCAAACGCCGGGTGCCGCTGCCGGCGAAGATTGACATTGCCGTGCCCGCCAACATGAAAGCCGGCCGTATGTGA
- a CDS encoding class I SAM-dependent methyltransferase, with translation MSTGIMVSETDRLKARLKTMWMAGDYDRFSRYMESGAREFYERLGLAPGCRVLDVGCGSGQVALIAAKDGLGVTGVDIASNLIARARARAQAEGLEVRFEQGDAESLSFEDGSFDAVVSLIGAMFAPRPEVVAGELLRVCVPGGTIAMGNWTPQGFVGQMFKTISKFIAPSGMPSPLLWGEEAVVQERLGPGLSDLSLTRRLYPFSYPFSPAEVVEIFRRYYGPANQAFASLDAEGRERLREELEALWTLHNRADSECTTVFAEYLEVVGIRV, from the coding sequence ATGTCTACCGGCATCATGGTTTCTGAAACGGATCGTCTCAAGGCTCGACTCAAAACGATGTGGATGGCCGGAGATTACGACCGGTTCTCACGCTACATGGAGAGCGGCGCCCGGGAGTTTTACGAGAGGCTCGGTTTGGCGCCCGGATGCCGGGTGCTCGACGTGGGATGCGGATCCGGCCAGGTGGCCCTGATTGCCGCAAAGGACGGGCTGGGGGTCACCGGAGTCGATATCGCGAGCAACCTGATCGCGCGGGCGCGCGCACGAGCACAGGCGGAAGGACTTGAGGTGCGCTTCGAGCAAGGCGACGCCGAGTCGCTGTCGTTCGAAGACGGAAGCTTTGACGCGGTGGTGAGTCTGATCGGCGCGATGTTCGCGCCGCGTCCCGAGGTGGTTGCGGGGGAGCTGCTGCGGGTCTGTGTACCGGGGGGCACCATCGCGATGGGCAATTGGACGCCGCAAGGGTTCGTCGGGCAGATGTTCAAGACGATTTCGAAGTTCATTGCACCATCCGGAATGCCCTCACCGTTGCTGTGGGGCGAAGAAGCCGTGGTCCAGGAGCGGCTCGGCCCTGGACTCTCCGACCTGTCCCTCACGCGGCGCCTGTATCCCTTCAGCTATCCGTTTTCTCCGGCGGAGGTGGTGGAAATCTTTCGTCGCTACTATGGCCCGGCCAACCAGGCGTTCGCCTCTCTGGATGCGGAAGGTCGAGAGCGCCTGCGCGAAGAACTCGAAGCGCTGTGGACGTTGCATAACCGGGCCGACAGCGAATGCACTACGGTGTTTGCCGAATATCTGGAGGTGGTCGGCATTCGAGTTTGA